The following are encoded in a window of Pelecanus crispus isolate bPelCri1 chromosome 6, bPelCri1.pri, whole genome shotgun sequence genomic DNA:
- the LOC104036938 gene encoding inverted formin-2-like, with protein MMSIKKEGAHKKWAALKEKLGPQETDQSEANLENAEPELCIRLLQMPSVVNYSGLKKRLENSDDAWMVQFLELCGLDLLLEALDRLSGRGVARISDALLQLTCINCVRAVMNSHKGIEYIVSNEGYVRKLFQALDTTNVMVKKQVFELLAALCIYSSDGHALALDALDHYKSVKNQQYRFSVIMNELSNTDNVPYMVTLLSAINAIILGKEELRTRTQIRNEFIGLQLLDILDKLR; from the exons ATGATGTCAATCAAAAAGGAAGGTGCCCACAAGAAGTGGGCTGCCCTGAAGGAGAAACTTGGACCCCAGGAGACTGACCAGTCGGAGGCCAACCTGGAAAATGCAGAGCCGGAGCTGTGCATCCGTCTCCTGCAAATGCCATCGGTGGTGAATTACTCCGGGCTGAAGAAGCGGCTGGAGAACAGCGACGATGCCTGGATGGTCCAGTTCCTGGAGCTGTGTGGGCTGGACCTCCTCCTGGAGGCCCTGGACAGGCTGTCCGGGCGAGGAGTGGCCAGGATTTCTGATGCCTTGCTTCAGCTCACCTGCATTAACTGTGTGCGAGCAGTCATGAACTCCCACAAAGGCATCGAATACATTGTGAGCAACGAGGGCTATGTCAGAAAACTCTTCCAAG caCTTGACACAACTAATGTCATGGTCAAAAAGCAAGTATTTGAGCTCCTGGCTGCACTGTGCATTTACTCATCAGATGGCCATGCTTTGGCTTTGGATGCCCTGGACCATTACAAG AGTGTGAAGAACCAGCAGTATCGGTTCAGTGTCATAATGAACGAGCTCTCCAACACAGATAATGTGCCGTACATGGTGACACTGCTGAGTGCTATCAATGCCATCATACTGGGGAAAGAAGAGCTAAGAACAAGGACACAAATCAGAAATGAGTTCATAG GGCTTCAGCTGTTGGATATTTTAGACAAGCTAAGGTAA